CATCGAAACGCTTCGGCAGATGCGCGGCCGCCGGAAATCGTCGGCGCGCGCGTCTGGTTCGCCGGAGTTCATCGCACCATGAACAAAACGCCCATGACGCTTGCCTTGAACGGCGCGACAGCCGACCATTCCGACACGTCGGACCTGCCCGACGCGACGCTCGCCGACAGCATCGGCGCGACGAGCACGCCGCTCGATCTCGCCGCGCAGCAGGCGGGCACGCAAACGCTGCTGCGCGGGCTCGCGATTCTCGAGGCGGTCGCGGCAGGCGCGCGCGACATGCGCGCGATCGGCGCCGCGCTCGGCACGACGCGCAGCACGACGCACCGCCTCGTCAGCAGCCTCGTGCAAGCGCGCTATTTGCGCCAGGTGCAGGGCGGCTATCTGCTCGGCCCGAAGCTGATCGAGCTCGGCACGATCGCACTCGAGCAGATGCCGCTCACGGCGGTCGCGCGCCCGCATCTCGAGGCGCTCGCACAAGCGACGCTCGACACGATCCATCTGGGCGTGCGCGACGGCGACGACGTGCTCTACATCGACAAGATTCCCGGCACGCGCGGCCTCGAGATGCGCTCGCGGATCGGCCACCGGATGCCGCTCGCGTCGACGGGGATCGGCAAGGCGATGATGCTCGATCTCGATCCCGACACGTGGCGCGCGCTGTTCGATGCGTCCAAGCGCGCGCTCGCGGGCGTGAACTTCAAGCCAGATCGCCGCCCGGACGTCGGCACGTTCCTGCAGCGGATGGCGCACTATGCGGCGGGCGGCTACACGTTCGATCTCGAGGAAAACGAAACGTCGATTCGCTGCGTCGCCGCGCCGGTGCGCGACGCGTCGGGCGCGATCGTCGCCGCTTTGTCGGTGGCGAGCACGATTCCGTACATGTCGCTCGACCGGATGAACGAGCTCGTGCCGCTCGTGCAGCGCGGCGCGCGCGCGATCTCGGCCGATCTCGGCTGGAGCGCGCCGCAGGCGACGCGCAGGATCAAGCGATGACCGCGCACGCGAACACGCCCGCGCTGATCGGGCTGGACTGGGGCACGACGTCGTTGCGCGCGTATCTGTTCGCCGCAGACGGCTCGGTGCTCGATACGCGCGCGCTCGCCGCGGGCGTGATGAGCCTTCCCGATGCGCCGGGCGCGTCGCCGTCGCAGACGTTCGACGCCGCGTTCGAGCGTGCGTGCGGCGCATGGCTCGACCGCGCGCCGCATGTGCCCGCGCTCGCGGCCGGCATGGTCGGCAGCGCGCAGGGCTGGCGCGAGGCGCCTTACGTGACGATGCCGGCGGCCGCCGACACGTTCGCGTCGAGTCTCGTGCGATTTCGCACCGCGCGCGGCTTTGCGCTCGCGATCGTGCCGGGGGCGCTCGAACCGGGCGAGCTGCCGGACGTGATGCGCGGCGAGGAAACGCAGATCGTTGGCGCGCTCGCGGCGGAGCCGTCGCTCGCGGCCGAACGCGCGGGCACGCTGATCGGGCTGCCCGGCACGCACGCGAAATGGGCGTGGGTGCGGGGCGGGCGCATCGAATGGTTCCGGACCTACATGACGGGCGAGTTGTTCGCCGCGCTGCGCGGGCACACGATCCTCGGCCGCACGATGCAGGCGAGCGACGCGCCGGACTGGGCCGCATTCGCGCGCGGCGTGCGGATCGCGCGGCGCAAGCGCAGCGAAGGATTGCTCGCGACGCTGTTCAGCACGCGCACGCTCGGCCTCACCGGGCAGCTCGCACCGCAAGCGCAGGGCGACTATTTGTCCGGACTGCTGATCGGTCACGAGCTGAATGCGCTCGATGCGCTGCTCGACGGCCAGCGCGCGTCGCTCGCCGCGCTCGCGCCGCGCCTCGTCGGCGACGGCGCGTTGTGCGGCCGCTACTGTCGCGCGCTCGCCGAATTCGATTGCGGCGATGCGCGCATCGTCGAGCGGGCGTCCGAGCACGGCCTCTGGCGCATCGCGGTGCAGGCGGGGCTCGTCGGCGCGCCAGGCGACGCGCCCGTCGCGCCGCAATAGGCGCGAAGCGCGTGACGACACGAAGTGGCTGGAGGGGATGAGATGCCGATGGATGCCGAAGCACTGCGTTTTCCCGCGCCGTATGCGCCGCATCGCGCGCTGATGCGCGCGTTCGACGCGTGCCCGATGATCGCGATCCTGCGCGGCGTCGCGCCCGACGAGGC
Above is a window of Burkholderia thailandensis E264 DNA encoding:
- a CDS encoding IclR family transcriptional regulator: MNKTPMTLALNGATADHSDTSDLPDATLADSIGATSTPLDLAAQQAGTQTLLRGLAILEAVAAGARDMRAIGAALGTTRSTTHRLVSSLVQARYLRQVQGGYLLGPKLIELGTIALEQMPLTAVARPHLEALAQATLDTIHLGVRDGDDVLYIDKIPGTRGLEMRSRIGHRMPLASTGIGKAMMLDLDPDTWRALFDASKRALAGVNFKPDRRPDVGTFLQRMAHYAAGGYTFDLEENETSIRCVAAPVRDASGAIVAALSVASTIPYMSLDRMNELVPLVQRGARAISADLGWSAPQATRRIKR
- a CDS encoding 2-dehydro-3-deoxygalactonokinase; its protein translation is MTAHANTPALIGLDWGTTSLRAYLFAADGSVLDTRALAAGVMSLPDAPGASPSQTFDAAFERACGAWLDRAPHVPALAAGMVGSAQGWREAPYVTMPAAADTFASSLVRFRTARGFALAIVPGALEPGELPDVMRGEETQIVGALAAEPSLAAERAGTLIGLPGTHAKWAWVRGGRIEWFRTYMTGELFAALRGHTILGRTMQASDAPDWAAFARGVRIARRKRSEGLLATLFSTRTLGLTGQLAPQAQGDYLSGLLIGHELNALDALLDGQRASLAALAPRLVGDGALCGRYCRALAEFDCGDARIVERASEHGLWRIAVQAGLVGAPGDAPVAPQ